From Streptomyces durmitorensis, a single genomic window includes:
- a CDS encoding TetR/AcrR family transcriptional regulator, which produces MARTTDGDGTPVPQRLLAAATRLFADRGYDRTSVQEIVESAGVTKGALYHYFGSKDDLLHEVYARVLRVQQERLDAFADADAPIEQRVRDAAADVVVTTIDNLDDASIFFRSMHHLSPEKNKQVRSERRRYHERFRALIEEGQEAGVFSKATPADLVVDYHFGSVHHLSTWYRPGGPLTPQQVADHLADLLLRALRP; this is translated from the coding sequence GTGGCCAGGACGACGGACGGTGACGGCACGCCCGTCCCTCAGCGGCTGCTCGCCGCCGCCACCCGGCTCTTCGCCGACCGCGGCTACGACCGCACGTCGGTGCAGGAGATCGTGGAGTCGGCAGGCGTCACCAAGGGTGCGCTCTACCACTACTTCGGATCGAAGGACGACCTCCTGCACGAGGTGTACGCACGCGTCCTGCGCGTGCAGCAGGAGCGTCTCGACGCCTTCGCGGACGCCGACGCGCCGATCGAGCAGCGGGTGCGGGACGCGGCGGCCGACGTGGTCGTCACGACGATCGACAACCTCGACGACGCCTCGATCTTCTTCCGCTCCATGCACCACCTGAGCCCGGAGAAGAACAAGCAGGTACGGTCCGAGCGCCGCCGCTACCACGAGCGGTTCCGCGCGCTGATCGAGGAGGGCCAGGAGGCCGGAGTCTTCTCCAAGGCGACCCCGGCGGACCTGGTGGTGGACTACCACTTCGGCTCCGTCCACCACCTGTCCACCTGGTACCGCCCCGGCGGCCCGCTCACCCCGCAACAGGTCGCGGACCACTTGGCGGATCTGCTGCTGAGGGCGTTGCGGCCGTAA
- a CDS encoding acyl-CoA dehydrogenase family protein, translated as MDFAFDARTEELRDRLLTFMDEHVYPAEKTADEQRALLASPWDTPAVVGELKAEARKQGLWNLFLPDAEHGAGLTNLQYAPLAEITGRSPHLAPTALNCAAPDTGNMEVLAQFGNEEQKKQWLEPLLAGEIRSAFAMTEPEVASSDATNITTLIERDGDEYVITGRKWYISGAMNPDCQIFILMGKTDPDGADPRRQQSMVLVPRDTPGVEVRRAMQVYGYEDHSHGGHAEVVFDRVRVPVSNLIGEEGGGFAIAQARLGPGRIHHCMRLIGMAERAIELMCQRAVARTAFGKPLAQQGVVQEWIADARVAVEQLRLLVLKTAWLMDTVGNKGAHTEIQSIKIATPRTVVDILDQAVQLHGAGGVSQDFPLAELWASARTLRLADGPDEVHQRSLARRELKKYL; from the coding sequence ATGGACTTCGCATTCGACGCCCGCACCGAAGAGCTGCGCGACAGGCTCCTCACCTTCATGGACGAGCACGTCTACCCGGCGGAGAAGACCGCCGACGAGCAGCGCGCACTCCTCGCGTCGCCGTGGGACACCCCGGCCGTCGTCGGTGAACTGAAGGCCGAGGCCCGCAAGCAAGGGTTGTGGAACCTCTTCCTGCCGGACGCCGAGCACGGCGCGGGGCTGACGAATCTCCAGTACGCCCCGCTCGCCGAGATCACCGGCCGCTCCCCGCACCTGGCGCCCACCGCGCTGAACTGCGCCGCCCCGGACACCGGCAACATGGAGGTCCTCGCCCAGTTCGGGAACGAGGAGCAGAAGAAGCAGTGGCTGGAGCCCCTGCTGGCCGGTGAGATCCGCTCGGCGTTCGCGATGACCGAGCCGGAGGTGGCCTCGTCCGACGCCACGAACATCACCACCCTCATCGAGCGTGACGGCGACGAGTACGTCATCACGGGGCGCAAGTGGTACATCTCCGGGGCCATGAACCCGGACTGCCAGATCTTCATCCTGATGGGCAAGACGGACCCCGACGGCGCCGACCCGCGCCGCCAGCAGTCCATGGTCCTCGTGCCGCGCGACACCCCGGGTGTCGAGGTACGGCGCGCGATGCAGGTGTACGGCTACGAGGACCACTCCCACGGAGGGCACGCCGAGGTCGTCTTCGACCGGGTCCGCGTCCCCGTGAGCAACCTGATCGGCGAGGAGGGCGGCGGCTTCGCCATCGCCCAGGCGCGCCTGGGCCCTGGCCGCATCCACCACTGCATGCGGCTCATCGGCATGGCCGAGCGTGCCATCGAGCTGATGTGTCAGCGGGCGGTGGCGCGTACGGCCTTCGGCAAGCCGCTGGCCCAGCAGGGCGTCGTACAGGAGTGGATCGCGGACGCGCGGGTCGCGGTGGAGCAGCTGCGGCTGCTCGTCCTGAAGACCGCGTGGCTGATGGACACCGTCGGCAACAAGGGCGCGCACACGGAGATCCAGTCCATCAAGATCGCCACCCCGCGCACGGTCGTCGACATCCTCGACCAGGCCGTCCAGCTGCACGGCGCGGGGGGTGTGAGTCAGGACTTCCCGCTGGCGGAGCTGTGGGCGTCTGCGAGGACTCTGCGTCTGGCGGATGGCCCGGATGAGGTGCACCAGCGGTCGCTGGCCCGCCGGGAGCTGAAGAAGTACCTCTAG
- a CDS encoding phosphotransferase family protein: MSSDHPPGLDLDQLRGHLDRERPGLVGGPLTARLIEGGRSNLTYAVTDGATRWVVRRPPLGHVLATAHDMKREHRVISALHGTDVPVPEPLLLCEDDAVLGAPFYVMEFVDGTPYRTAEELAPLGAERTRAAVLGLVDTLVDLHSVDPQAVGLGDFGRPEGFLDRQLRRWGKQLDASRGRDLAGIDELHAALGRQLPVSPAATVVHGDYRLDNVLIGDDDRIKAILDWEMSTLGDPLTDLGLLVMYSTRLHLPDSPISTTAGAPGHPDAAELIERYATRSGRDVSAVSWYTAFAWFKLAVILEGIHYRYTLGQTVGAGFDRIGELVPVFIEHGLTTLQGRQEG, from the coding sequence ATGAGCTCAGACCATCCACCAGGCCTCGACCTCGACCAGTTGCGCGGCCATCTGGACCGCGAGCGGCCGGGCCTCGTGGGCGGCCCGCTCACCGCCCGGCTGATCGAGGGCGGCAGGTCGAACCTCACGTACGCCGTGACGGACGGGGCCACCCGCTGGGTCGTGCGGCGGCCACCGCTGGGGCACGTGCTGGCGACCGCGCACGACATGAAGCGCGAGCACCGGGTGATCAGCGCGCTGCACGGGACCGATGTGCCGGTGCCGGAGCCGCTGCTGCTCTGCGAGGACGACGCCGTGCTCGGTGCGCCCTTCTACGTCATGGAATTCGTGGACGGCACCCCCTACCGCACCGCCGAGGAGCTGGCGCCGCTGGGCGCCGAGCGCACCCGCGCCGCGGTGCTCGGCCTCGTCGACACCCTCGTCGACCTGCACTCCGTGGACCCGCAAGCGGTCGGCCTGGGCGACTTCGGGCGGCCCGAGGGCTTCCTCGACCGGCAGCTGCGCCGCTGGGGCAAGCAGCTGGACGCCTCGCGGGGCCGCGACCTGGCGGGGATCGACGAGCTGCACGCCGCCCTGGGGCGACAGCTTCCCGTCTCCCCCGCGGCCACGGTCGTGCACGGCGACTACCGCCTCGACAACGTCCTGATCGGCGACGACGACCGGATCAAGGCGATCCTCGACTGGGAGATGTCCACGCTCGGCGATCCGCTCACCGACCTGGGCCTGCTCGTCATGTACAGCACCAGGCTCCACCTCCCTGACTCCCCCATCAGCACCACCGCGGGCGCGCCCGGACACCCGGACGCCGCCGAGCTGATCGAGCGGTACGCCACGCGCTCGGGGCGCGACGTCTCCGCGGTCTCCTGGTACACGGCGTTCGCGTGGTTCAAGCTCGCCGTGATCCTGGAGGGCATCCACTACCGGTACACGCTCGGCCAGACGGTCGGCGCGGGCTTCGACCGCATCGGGGAGCTGGTCCCCGTCTTCATCGAGCACGGCCTCACCACCCTCCAAGGACGACAGGAAGGCTGA
- a CDS encoding NADP-dependent oxidoreductase — translation MKAISYREYGGPEVLEYGDVRDPKVGPDSVLVKVRAASVNPVDWKCMGGHLDAILDPVFPVIPGWDVAGVVVQPGAAVPEFVVGDEVIGYVREDFLSRGTFAEYVAAPVRTLARKPRNLTFEEASGLPLAGLTAFQVTTKTLDVTEGDVVLVHAAAGGVGSIAVQLARHAGARVIGTASERNHDFLRELGAEPVTYGDGLAERVRALAPEGVDAAFDTVGGDALKVSAEVLAPGGRLASIADGAVIGLGGHYCFVRPDADDLQRLTQLVEQDVVTVHVSETFPLERAADAYRLSAEGRTRGKIVVTVDWTTEDGPAAH, via the coding sequence ATGAAGGCGATCAGCTACCGCGAGTACGGCGGCCCCGAAGTCCTCGAGTACGGCGATGTGCGCGACCCCAAGGTCGGCCCCGACTCCGTCCTGGTGAAGGTCCGCGCCGCGTCGGTGAACCCCGTCGACTGGAAGTGCATGGGCGGGCACCTCGACGCCATCCTCGACCCGGTCTTCCCGGTCATCCCCGGCTGGGACGTCGCGGGTGTCGTCGTGCAGCCGGGCGCCGCCGTCCCGGAGTTCGTGGTGGGGGACGAGGTCATCGGCTACGTACGCGAGGACTTCCTCTCGCGCGGAACCTTCGCCGAGTACGTCGCGGCACCCGTGCGCACCCTGGCCCGCAAGCCGCGCAACCTCACCTTCGAGGAGGCGTCAGGACTGCCGCTCGCCGGGCTCACCGCCTTCCAGGTGACCACCAAGACGCTCGACGTGACGGAGGGCGACGTCGTCCTCGTGCACGCGGCGGCCGGCGGCGTCGGCTCGATCGCCGTCCAGCTCGCCCGGCACGCGGGCGCCCGCGTCATCGGCACCGCGAGCGAGCGCAACCACGACTTCCTGCGCGAACTCGGCGCGGAACCGGTCACCTACGGCGACGGCCTGGCCGAACGCGTGCGCGCCCTGGCGCCGGAGGGGGTGGACGCCGCCTTCGACACGGTCGGCGGCGACGCCCTCAAGGTGTCCGCCGAGGTCCTCGCGCCCGGCGGCCGCCTCGCGTCGATCGCGGACGGCGCGGTGATCGGCCTCGGCGGCCACTACTGCTTCGTACGTCCTGACGCCGACGACCTCCAGCGCCTGACGCAGCTCGTGGAGCAGGACGTCGTCACGGTCCACGTCTCCGAGACGTTCCCGCTGGAGCGGGCGGCGGACGCGTATCGCCTCAGCGCGGAGGGCCGTACGCGGGGCAAGATCGTCGTCACGGTGGACTGGACGACGGAGGACGGGCCCGCCGCGCACTGA
- a CDS encoding DUF202 domain-containing protein — MGEVRVPERDPGLQPERTRLAWRRTTLSCTVAAVLAARAALQEGTTAVAVVACALCLLLWLGFLRVAHHRMTELAATSRPRRLSARAAATAALCTMALAACATAMVF, encoded by the coding sequence CTGGGCGAGGTCCGGGTGCCCGAGCGCGATCCGGGGCTCCAGCCGGAGCGTACGAGGCTCGCGTGGCGGCGTACGACGCTGTCCTGCACCGTCGCGGCGGTCCTGGCGGCGCGGGCCGCTCTTCAGGAGGGAACGACCGCGGTGGCCGTCGTCGCCTGCGCCCTGTGCCTGCTCCTGTGGCTGGGCTTCCTGCGCGTGGCGCACCACAGGATGACCGAGCTCGCCGCCACCAGCAGGCCGCGGCGGCTCTCGGCGCGGGCCGCGGCGACGGCCGCGCTGTGCACGATGGCGCTCGCGGCGTGCGCGACGGCCATGGTGTTCTGA
- a CDS encoding YidH family protein has protein sequence MSNFVQSLRLWFAPERIRDEGDTPDYRFSLANERTFLAWLRTALALIGGGFAVDQFLPDLRWGWRIGLALALLAAGVLSSLRAVNHWVRCERAMRRGEDLPVSRFPTVLSLAVAVVALAMVVVVLFGWEG, from the coding sequence GTGAGCAACTTCGTACAGAGCCTGCGCCTGTGGTTCGCGCCCGAGCGGATCCGCGACGAGGGCGACACCCCCGACTACCGCTTCTCGCTCGCCAACGAACGCACCTTCCTCGCCTGGCTGCGCACCGCGCTGGCCCTCATCGGCGGCGGTTTCGCGGTGGACCAGTTCCTGCCGGACCTGCGCTGGGGCTGGCGCATCGGGCTCGCGCTCGCCCTGCTCGCCGCGGGCGTGCTCAGCTCGCTGCGCGCCGTCAACCACTGGGTGCGCTGCGAGCGGGCCATGCGACGCGGCGAGGATCTGCCCGTCTCGCGCTTCCCGACCGTCCTGAGCCTGGCCGTCGCGGTCGTGGCGCTCGCCATGGTCGTCGTCGTGCTCTTCGGGTGGGAGGGGTGA
- a CDS encoding NUDIX hydrolase encodes MTTNSLPVPDPREEILAIVDENDEVVGEAPRGEAYARGLRHRCVFIQARDAEGRVFVHRRTPVKLVFPSMYDMFVGGVVGAGESYDDAALREAEEELGVHGLPRPTPLFKFLYDDGAGHSWWSYLYEVRCDLPVSPQVEEVAWHAFLTDAELEQRLGEWAWVPDGLAAYERLREFRAG; translated from the coding sequence ATGACGACGAACAGCCTGCCCGTGCCCGACCCCCGTGAAGAGATCCTGGCCATCGTCGACGAGAACGACGAGGTCGTCGGCGAGGCCCCGCGCGGCGAGGCGTACGCGCGGGGCCTGCGTCACCGCTGCGTGTTCATCCAGGCGCGGGACGCCGAGGGCCGCGTCTTCGTGCACCGGCGCACACCGGTCAAGCTGGTCTTCCCCTCGATGTACGACATGTTCGTCGGCGGTGTCGTCGGGGCCGGTGAGTCCTACGACGACGCCGCCCTGCGCGAGGCGGAGGAGGAGCTCGGGGTCCACGGACTCCCGCGCCCCACACCGCTGTTCAAGTTCCTGTACGACGACGGCGCGGGGCACAGCTGGTGGTCGTACCTCTATGAAGTGCGCTGTGACCTGCCCGTGAGCCCGCAGGTCGAGGAGGTCGCGTGGCACGCCTTCCTCACCGACGCGGAGCTGGAGCAGCGGCTCGGCGAGTGGGCGTGGGTGCCGGACGGGCTCGCCGCGTACGAGCGGCTCCGGGAGTTCCGTGCGGGTTAG
- a CDS encoding glucose 1-dehydrogenase, translating to MTESNPHDLTGRTVVITGAARGLGAEAARQAIAAGANVVLTDVLDAEGKATAAELGERARFAHHDVTSEEDWQRVVELAVTEFGGIHGLVNNAGISTGQFLESESVEHFRKVLDINLTGVFIGMKSVIPAMKEAGGGSIVNISSAAGLMGLALTAGYGASKWGVRGLTKIGAVELGTARIRVNSVHPGMTYTPMTAQVGIEKGEGKYPNTPMGRVGEPHEIAGAMVFLLSDAASYVTGAELAVDGGWTAGPTVKYVMGQ from the coding sequence ATGACCGAATCGAACCCGCACGACCTCACCGGCAGGACCGTCGTCATCACCGGCGCCGCCCGCGGCCTGGGCGCCGAGGCCGCGCGCCAGGCAATCGCCGCCGGCGCGAACGTCGTCCTCACCGACGTGCTCGACGCCGAGGGCAAGGCCACCGCCGCCGAGCTCGGCGAGCGCGCCCGCTTCGCGCACCACGACGTGACCTCGGAGGAGGACTGGCAGCGCGTCGTGGAGCTCGCGGTCACCGAGTTCGGCGGGATCCACGGCCTGGTCAACAACGCCGGGATATCCACGGGCCAGTTCCTCGAGTCGGAGTCGGTCGAGCACTTCCGCAAGGTCCTCGACATCAACCTCACCGGCGTCTTCATCGGCATGAAGAGCGTCATCCCGGCCATGAAGGAGGCCGGTGGCGGGTCCATCGTCAACATCTCGTCGGCGGCCGGGCTCATGGGCCTCGCGCTCACCGCCGGTTACGGCGCCTCCAAGTGGGGCGTCCGCGGCCTCACGAAGATCGGGGCCGTGGAGCTCGGCACGGCACGCATCCGCGTCAACTCCGTCCACCCCGGCATGACGTACACGCCGATGACCGCGCAGGTGGGCATCGAGAAGGGCGAGGGCAAGTACCCCAACACCCCGATGGGCCGGGTCGGCGAGCCGCACGAGATCGCGGGCGCCATGGTCTTCCTGCTCTCGGACGCCGCTTCGTACGTGACCGGCGCCGAGCTCGCCGTCGACGGCGGCTGGACCGCCGGACCCACCGTGAAGTACGTCATGGGGCAGTGA
- a CDS encoding TetR/AcrR family transcriptional regulator: MPRTSGPETREKLIRAGEEVFAAQGAHGAQLRDIVRLAGQSNPSAVQYHFGSRAGLLDAVMAERQTRTEKVLTAELARAGDHGLRGLLRALVAAEATELRTERGRRCLRISTQLSHESGVRTRTPHPTIDGTVYWDLIGRVESCLTALPEPLRLERLDLALTLVGAAMADRAGQYLAGTTPLTDEALFAADLVETTTALLQAPRPALGDMP; this comes from the coding sequence ATGCCGAGGACCTCAGGACCCGAGACCAGGGAGAAGCTCATCCGCGCGGGCGAGGAAGTGTTCGCCGCGCAGGGCGCGCACGGCGCGCAGCTGCGCGACATCGTCCGGCTCGCCGGGCAGAGCAACCCCTCCGCGGTGCAGTACCACTTCGGCAGCCGGGCGGGCCTCCTGGACGCCGTCATGGCCGAGCGCCAGACCCGTACGGAGAAAGTGCTCACCGCGGAGCTCGCGCGGGCCGGCGACCACGGACTCCGCGGGCTCCTGCGCGCCCTCGTGGCCGCCGAGGCCACGGAGCTGCGCACGGAGCGTGGCCGCCGCTGTCTGCGCATCTCCACCCAGCTCAGCCACGAGAGCGGCGTACGCACCCGCACCCCGCACCCCACCATCGACGGCACCGTCTACTGGGATCTGATCGGACGCGTCGAGAGCTGCCTCACCGCGCTCCCGGAGCCGCTGCGGCTCGAACGCCTCGACCTCGCGCTCACTCTCGTCGGCGCCGCCATGGCCGACCGTGCCGGTCAGTACCTGGCCGGCACCACCCCCCTGACCGACGAGGCCCTCTTCGCCGCCGACCTCGTCGAGACCACCACAGCTCTGCTGCAAGCCCCTCGACCCGCCCTTGGAGACATGCCATGA
- a CDS encoding DMT family transporter, whose amino-acid sequence MSVLVLVLSVSAACCLGFGFVFQQDAAQRAPLSDFLSPRLLLDLVRVPEWLGGIGLMVCGMVLGALALGQGEVSLVEPLLATNLIFALVLSRHRTKQPLGRQGWAGLALLAGGVTAFIVAGEPRGGDSESDPLRQWLIIGVVVGTAMLLTVYAKGSRHRFTAGPVLLGVAAGLLYGVQDALTRVSGKRLSEEGWVALFTGWQPYAVMVLGVTGLLLVQSAFETAPLRMSLPALTAAQPLAGIVCGVGFLGDQLRMDAGALAWQATGLAAIVGGIVLLGLHPAMPRAGGRLPVRAVE is encoded by the coding sequence GTGTCGGTCCTGGTTCTCGTCCTCTCCGTCTCGGCCGCCTGCTGCCTGGGCTTCGGTTTCGTGTTCCAGCAGGACGCGGCGCAGCGCGCGCCCCTGAGCGACTTCCTCTCGCCGCGGCTGCTGCTCGACCTGGTGCGGGTGCCGGAGTGGCTCGGCGGGATCGGCCTCATGGTGTGCGGCATGGTCCTCGGCGCGCTCGCGCTCGGCCAGGGCGAGGTGTCGCTGGTGGAGCCGCTCCTGGCCACGAACTTGATCTTCGCCCTCGTGCTCTCCCGCCACCGGACCAAGCAGCCCCTGGGACGACAGGGCTGGGCGGGGCTCGCGCTGCTCGCGGGCGGGGTCACCGCGTTCATCGTGGCGGGCGAGCCGCGGGGCGGGGACTCCGAGTCCGATCCGCTGCGGCAGTGGCTCATCATCGGCGTGGTGGTGGGCACCGCCATGCTCCTCACGGTGTACGCGAAGGGGTCCAGGCACCGGTTCACCGCCGGACCCGTGCTGCTGGGGGTGGCGGCGGGGCTGCTGTACGGCGTGCAGGACGCGCTGACCCGGGTGAGCGGGAAGCGGCTCTCCGAGGAAGGCTGGGTCGCGCTGTTCACGGGGTGGCAGCCGTACGCGGTGATGGTGCTCGGGGTGACCGGACTGCTCCTGGTGCAGAGCGCGTTCGAGACGGCGCCGCTGCGCATGTCGCTGCCGGCGCTGACCGCCGCGCAGCCGTTGGCGGGGATCGTGTGCGGGGTGGGGTTCCTGGGGGATCAGCTGCGGATGGACGCGGGGGCACTGGCCTGGCAGGCGACGGGCCTCGCGGCGATCGTGGGCGGGATCGTGCTCCTTGGGCTGCACCCCGCGATGCCGAGGGCCGGGGGGCGATTACCGGTGCGGGCGGTGGAGTGA
- a CDS encoding FAD-binding dehydrogenase has product MAYDADVIVIGAGLAGLAATAELVDAGRRVILLDQEPEQSLGGQAHWSFGGLFFVDSPEQRRLRIKDSHALALQDWMGTAAFDRPEDHWPRKWAEAYVDFAAGEKRPWLHRQGVRFFPVVGWAERGGYDAQGHGNSVPRFHITWGTGPGLVAPFERRVREGVARGLVQLKFRHRVSGLSRSAGSVDTVTGEVLEPSDVERGKASSREVTGSFEYRAQAVIVTSGGIGGNHDLVRANWPERLGTPPQRMVAGVPAHVDGRMLGITEEAGARLINRDRMWHYTEGIQNWNPIWDNHGIRILPGPSSLWLDARGDRLPVPLFPGFDTLGTLEHIMKSGYEYTWFVLNQRIIGKEFTLSGSEQNPDLTGKSVRGVIDRARADVAAPVKAFMDNGADFVVEKDLSSLVRGMNALTKEPLIDEAALRRTITARDREIANPFTKDLQVTAIHGARKFLGDRLIRAAAPHRILDPKAGPLVAVRLNILTRKTLGGLETDLSSRVLTEGGEPLPGVYAAGEAAGFGGGGVHGYRSLEGTFLGGCLFSGRAAGRAAAKSVS; this is encoded by the coding sequence ATGGCCTACGACGCAGACGTCATCGTGATCGGCGCGGGCCTCGCCGGCCTCGCGGCCACCGCGGAACTCGTCGACGCGGGCCGCCGGGTCATCCTCCTCGACCAGGAGCCCGAGCAGTCGCTCGGCGGCCAGGCGCACTGGTCGTTCGGCGGGCTCTTCTTCGTCGACTCCCCGGAGCAGCGCAGGCTCCGCATCAAGGACTCGCACGCCCTGGCCCTCCAGGACTGGATGGGCACGGCCGCGTTCGACCGCCCCGAGGACCACTGGCCGCGCAAGTGGGCCGAGGCGTACGTCGACTTCGCCGCGGGCGAGAAGCGGCCTTGGCTGCACCGGCAGGGCGTGCGGTTCTTCCCCGTGGTCGGCTGGGCCGAGCGCGGCGGCTACGACGCGCAGGGCCACGGCAACTCCGTGCCCCGCTTCCACATCACCTGGGGCACGGGTCCCGGCCTCGTCGCCCCCTTCGAGCGCCGGGTCCGCGAAGGCGTCGCCCGCGGTCTGGTCCAGCTCAAGTTCCGCCACCGGGTCTCAGGGCTCTCCCGCAGCGCGGGCAGCGTCGACACCGTCACCGGCGAGGTCCTCGAACCCTCCGACGTCGAGCGCGGCAAGGCCAGCAGTCGCGAGGTCACCGGGTCCTTCGAGTACCGGGCCCAGGCGGTGATCGTCACCTCCGGCGGCATCGGCGGCAACCACGACCTCGTGCGCGCCAACTGGCCCGAGCGGCTCGGCACCCCGCCGCAGCGGATGGTCGCCGGCGTGCCCGCGCACGTCGACGGGCGGATGCTCGGCATCACCGAGGAGGCCGGGGCGCGCCTCATCAACCGCGACCGCATGTGGCACTACACCGAGGGCATCCAGAACTGGAACCCCATCTGGGACAACCACGGCATCCGCATCCTGCCGGGCCCCTCCTCGCTCTGGCTCGACGCGCGCGGCGACCGTCTTCCCGTGCCGCTCTTCCCCGGCTTCGACACCCTCGGCACGCTCGAACACATCATGAAGTCCGGGTACGAGTACACGTGGTTCGTGCTCAACCAGCGCATCATCGGCAAGGAGTTCACGCTCAGCGGCTCCGAGCAGAACCCCGACCTCACCGGCAAGTCCGTGCGCGGCGTCATCGACCGGGCGCGCGCCGACGTGGCCGCCCCCGTCAAGGCGTTCATGGACAACGGCGCGGACTTCGTCGTGGAGAAGGACCTCTCCTCCCTCGTGCGCGGCATGAACGCGCTCACCAAGGAGCCCCTCATCGACGAGGCCGCGCTGCGCCGCACGATCACCGCGCGCGACCGCGAGATCGCCAATCCCTTCACCAAGGACCTCCAGGTCACCGCGATCCACGGTGCCCGCAAGTTCCTCGGCGACCGGCTCATCAGGGCCGCGGCCCCGCACCGCATCCTCGACCCCAAGGCGGGCCCGCTCGTCGCTGTGCGGCTCAACATCCTCACCCGCAAGACCCTCGGCGGCCTGGAGACCGACCTGTCCTCGCGCGTCCTGACCGAGGGCGGCGAACCGCTTCCCGGCGTGTACGCGGCGGGGGAGGCCGCCGGGTTCGGCGGCGGGGGAGTGCACGGCTACCGCTCGCTCGAAGGCACGTTCCTCGGCGGCTGCCTCTTCTCGGGGCGCGCGGCGGGCCGCGCGGCCGCCAAGTCGGTGAGCTGA
- a CDS encoding APC family permease, translating to MATGSSSSTSDTRPASKAAGSATDGSGISTYKGQETALRAGRLGTAGLLLSVLAATGPLMVVAGVMPTTYGVMGVVGQPLLFLILGVVLGLFSFGYAEMSRHVHNAGAFYAYISRGLGGTAGAGASLVALVAYSVLQAGLYGLLGFEVSGLLNTYFDVEVAWWIPALVTVAVVAVLAWLKIDLNARVLGVLLLIEVALVVIFDIAAIADPAKEGLSLHAFNPDTLTGAGVATSLCFCIAAFTGFEQAPVYAEETDRPQVVVARVMFFAVGFVAIFFAISSWALTVAAGPSGIVPAAQEQSAGLLFGLTESRLGGTFTDVLHVLFVTGMFAAILSFHNVVARYAFAMGREGLLPATFGRTNTSTGAPGTGSLLQTVISVVIVVAFAVTDDGEFGDPTAPVLHLFTWGGNIGALGVILLMATASVAVIVFFVRRGAARAQAWRITASALAAVGLLVIAGYTVKDFDVLVGAGPGSALSWVLPGIILLAAVIGVVYGAILRSTKPEAHARIGLGNEAFQLEKAANTPGE from the coding sequence ATGGCGACGGGCAGTTCGAGCAGCACGAGCGACACGAGACCCGCGAGCAAGGCCGCAGGGAGCGCCACCGACGGCAGCGGGATCAGCACGTACAAGGGTCAGGAGACGGCCCTGCGCGCCGGCCGGCTCGGCACGGCGGGTCTCCTCCTGTCCGTGCTCGCGGCGACCGGACCGCTCATGGTCGTCGCCGGTGTCATGCCCACCACATACGGTGTGATGGGCGTGGTCGGGCAGCCGCTGCTGTTCCTGATCCTCGGCGTGGTCCTCGGCCTGTTCAGCTTCGGCTACGCCGAGATGAGCCGCCACGTCCACAACGCGGGCGCGTTCTACGCGTACATATCGAGGGGCCTGGGCGGCACCGCGGGAGCCGGTGCGTCGCTGGTCGCGCTCGTCGCCTACAGCGTCCTGCAGGCGGGCCTCTACGGCCTCCTCGGCTTCGAGGTCTCCGGCCTTCTCAACACCTACTTCGACGTCGAAGTCGCCTGGTGGATACCGGCACTCGTCACCGTCGCCGTCGTCGCCGTGCTCGCCTGGCTGAAGATCGACCTGAACGCGCGCGTGCTCGGCGTGCTGCTGCTCATCGAGGTGGCGCTCGTCGTCATCTTCGACATCGCGGCCATCGCGGACCCGGCCAAGGAAGGCCTGTCCCTGCACGCGTTCAACCCGGACACCCTCACCGGCGCGGGCGTCGCCACCTCGCTCTGCTTCTGCATCGCCGCCTTCACCGGCTTCGAGCAGGCCCCCGTGTACGCGGAGGAGACCGACCGCCCGCAGGTCGTCGTCGCCCGCGTGATGTTCTTCGCCGTCGGCTTCGTCGCGATCTTCTTCGCGATCAGCTCCTGGGCGCTCACGGTCGCCGCGGGCCCCTCCGGCATCGTCCCGGCCGCACAGGAACAGAGTGCGGGGCTGCTCTTCGGGCTCACCGAGTCCCGGCTCGGCGGCACCTTCACCGACGTACTCCATGTCCTGTTCGTGACCGGCATGTTCGCGGCGATCCTCTCCTTCCACAACGTGGTCGCGCGGTACGCCTTCGCCATGGGCCGCGAGGGTCTGCTGCCCGCCACGTTCGGCAGGACCAACACCTCCACCGGCGCGCCCGGCACCGGCTCCCTGCTCCAGACGGTCATCTCCGTCGTCATCGTGGTGGCCTTCGCGGTCACCGACGACGGCGAGTTCGGCGACCCGACCGCGCCGGTCCTGCACCTGTTCACCTGGGGCGGCAACATCGGCGCCCTGGGCGTGATCCTCCTGATGGCCACGGCGTCCGTCGCGGTCATCGTCTTCTTCGTACGCCGAGGAGCCGCGCGAGCCCAGGCCTGGCGCATCACCGCGTCCGCCCTCGCCGCGGTCGGCCTGCTCGTCATCGCGGGCTACACCGTCAAGGACTTCGACGTCCTGGTCGGCGCGGGCCCCGGCTCGGCGCTCAGCTGGGTGCTGCCCGGCATCATCCTGCTCGCCGCCGTGATCGGCGTGGTCTACGGCGCCATCCTGCGCTCGACCAAGCCCGAGGCGCACGCGCGGATCGGCCTCGGCAACGAGGCGTTCCAGCTGGAGAAGGCGGCGAACACCCCGGGCGAGTAG